CCTCGGGATCAAGGACCATGGCCATCGACTGCTCCTTCCGGGAAAAAAATGCACCGCGCACCAGGCAACGCGCGCCCCGAAAAGACTATCTTAACGCTTGCATGGCAAGGTGAACTTGTCCGGATCGCTTGTCGTGACGTCGGACGAACCTCCCTGTTGGACTGGCCGCGCCCCCGGGCGCGGCCTTTTTTCACGATCCCGGGGAACTTTTTCTTGCCGGTTGACGGATCACGGCGGCGCGACTACTGTCCGCTGCAATGATGACCGGCCAGTCCGGCAGGGAGACTTACGCAACGCGTCGGGGGCCGTGGTGAGAACCGCGGCCTTTCGCATTTCCGGGCCGCGCGGACCCTTCGGCGAAACCCCGCGCAGCGGCGGGCTGCCGGCGCCGGCTCAAGCCAAGGTGACAACGCACGGGATGCCGGGGGCCTGACAAGGTTTCGCGACCGTGCTAGATCGGCCACAATGCGTTGAGCAAAAGGAAGAAAGATCCATGTCCATCAAATCCTCGCAGGCGCTGCTGGCGGCCCTGGCGCTGATCGCCGGCCCGGCATTCGCCCAGGATGCCGCCAGCCCGACCGCGCCCGCCACCGACACGCCCGCCACGGAAGCCCCGGCCGAGGCGCCCGCCACCCCGGCCGAAGCCCCGACCACGACCGAGGCCCCGGCCGATGCCCCCGCCGACCCGGCGCCAAGTACTGCGACGCCGACCCCCTCGGAACAGGCCGCCGACGGCGCGGCGACGGGCGCCGCGCCCGATCCCGAGGGCCCGGGCACCTATTATGCCAAGTCCGAGCATGGCGACTGGACCATCCGCTGCATCCGCGCAGGCCAGGGCAAGGACCCCTGCGAGATGTACAAGCTGCTGACCGATGCCGATGACAACGCCGTGGCCGAACTGACCCTGGTGCCCCTGTCCAACGGCAACGTGGCCGCCGGCGCGACGCTGGTCGCCCCGCTGGAGACCGACCTGATCGAGGGCCTGGGCTTCCAGGTCGATGCGGGCGAGATGCGCGGCTATCCGTTCAGCTTCTGCGCACCGGTCGGCTGCGTCTCGCGGCTTGGCTTCACGCCTGAGGAACTGGCGGGCATGAAGGGCGGACGCATCGCCAACGTGCAGCTGCTGCCCTTCGGCGGCGATCCGGCCGAGCCCGTGCAGCTGTCCATGTCGCTGGCAGGCTTCACCGCCGCCTTCGACGAGCTGACCGCCTATGCCGCCGAGCCGGCCCCGGCCGCACCCGCGGAAGAAACCCCCGCGGAAGACGCCCCGGCCGAGTGATCCCGGCCGTCCGACGGACCGAAACCGAACGCCGCGCCCTGCAAGGGGCGCGGCGTTGTCATGTCGGGGTCAGGATCAGGCGCGGCGCAGCGCGATGACGGCGTTCAGCCCGCCGAAGGCGAAGGCGTTGGACAGGACCGCATCGACACGGGCCTCGCGCGCCTCGTTGGGCACCACGTCCAGCGCGCATTCGGGGTCGGGTTCCTGGTAGCCGATGGTCGGCGCGATCACCCCGTCGCGCAGTGCCATGATGCAGGCCAGCAGCTCGACCGCGCCGGTGCCGCCGATCAGATGGCCATGCATCGACTTGGTGGAACTGATCATCAGCCGGTCGGCGTGATGGCCGAAGGCATGGGCCACCGCCGCGCATTCGGTCTTGTCATTGGCCGCCGTGCCGGTGCCATGCGCGTTGATATAGCCGATATCCTCGCGGTTCAGGCCCGCATCGACCATCGCCCCGGTGATCGCGCGTTCCGCCCCCTGGGCCGAGGGCATGACAATGTCCTGCGCGTCCGAGGACATGGCGAATCCCACCACCTCGGCCAGGATCTCGGCACCGCGCGCGCGGGCATGTTCGTATTCCTCGAAGACGAAGACGCCCGCGCCCTCGCCCTGCACCATGCCGTTGCGGTTGGCGCTGAAGGGGCGGCAGGCATCCTTGGACATGACCCGCAGGCCCTCCCAGGCCTTGACGCCGCCGAAGCACAGCATCGCCTCGGACCCGCCCGACAGCATCACGTCGGAGGCGCCCGACCGCACCATCTGGAAGGCCAGGCCCATCGCGTGGTTGGAACTGGCACAGGCGGTCGCGACCGTGAAGGCCGGGCCGCGCAGCCCGAACTCCATGCTGACATGGGAGGCGGCGGCATTGTTCATCAGTTTCGGGACCACGAAGGGATGGACGCGGTTCTTCCCCTCTTCATAGACGGCGCGGTAGTTCTCGTCCCAGGTGTTCAGCCCGCCGCCCGCCGTGCCCAGCACGACGCCCGAGCGCAGCCCGAGCGCGCCCTGGAAATGCAGGCCCGACTGCTCGACCGCCTGCTTGGCGGCCAGCAGGGTGAACTGGGTGAACTTGTCATAGAGCAGGATCTGCTGGCGGTTGAAATAGGTCTCGGGCGTCCAGTCATGGACCTGCCCGCCGATCTGGATCGACAGGCGTTCGACGTCGCGGAACTCCAGCTGGGTGATGCCGCAGCGTCCCTCGCGGAAGGCCTGCATCGTCGAGGCGACGTCATGGCCGAGCGCGTTGATCGTGCCCGCGCCGGTGATGACCACGCGCCGCAGCCCGCCGCGCCCGGACAGATCGCCGGCCGGCTGCACCGCCGGGGCGGCGCGTCCGGCGTCGATCAGCGCCTCGTCAGGGGGGCTTTGCGTCGGGGTCGTGGTCATCCGGCCTTGTCCGCCACCAGCCGCTCGACCGCCGCGATGATCGTGCCCATGTTCGAGATGTCGAATTCGGACTTCTCGGGCTCGTTCGCGTTGAAGGGAACCGAGATGTCGAACTCCTCCTCGATGGCGAAGATCGATTCGACCAGGCCGAGGCTGTCGATGCCCAGGTCCTGCGGGGTCGCCTCGTCGGTGACCTGATCGGGCTCCAGCATGGCCTGTTCCGCGATGATCGCGCGGATGCGCTGTCTGATATGGTCTGTCATGTCGCCTCCTGTTCAGCCCTTTTCCAACAGGCGTGTCACGGTTTCCTGAAGCTTGGACAACTGTTCCGCGACGCGCGGCAGGCGCCGCACGGCCTTCTGGATCTCCAGCTGGGTTTCCATCTTGACCGCCGGATTGCCCAGGATGACCCGGCCCGCGGGAACCCGGGTGAAGATCTTGGTCGATCCTCCCGCGATCACGTCGTCGCCGATGGTGATGTTGTCGTTCACGCCGACCTGTCCCGCCAGCACCACCCGGTCGCCCAAGCGCGACGATCCCGCAATGCCCACCTGGCTGCAGATCAGGCAGTCCTGCCCGACGACGACGTTATGGGCCACCTGCACCAGGTTGTCGATCTTAGTGCCCGATCCGATGCGCGTGGCGCGGATGGTGCCCCGGTCGATGGTGGTGTTGGCGCCGATCTCGACGTCGTCGCCCAGTTCGACCGCGCCGATCGAGTGGATACGCGTCCAGTGCTGCGCCTTGACCTGCGCCCGGCTGCCCAAGGTGCGGCGGATCTCCTCGATGCCCGATTCCTCGGGGGTGACGAAAGAGAACCCGTCGCCGCCAATGACCGCGCCGGGCTGCACGATCAGCCGGTCGCCCGCGATCACGTCATGGCCGATGCGCACGCCGGGATGGATCAGGGCCAGCGCGCCGATCCGGGCGTTGCGGTCGATGCTGACATGCGCGCCGATCCGGGCGCCCTCGCCCAAAGTCACGCCCGCGCCGATGACGACGAAGGGACCGATGGCCGCGCTCTCGCCGATCCGGGCGGTGGCGTCGATGACCGCCGTCGGATGGATGCCCGGCGCAATGTCGGGGCCCTGGTCGAAGGCCCGGGTCAGCCCGGCCATGACCAGCCGCGGGCGCGGCGCGAAGATCGCGGCCACCAGCCCGTAGGCCTCGGGCGCCATGCCCTCGGCCAGGATGGCGATGCTGCCGGGTTGCAGGTGGTCGGCATATTTCGGGGACATGGCCATGGCCAGCAGACCGCCCTCGGGTCCGACCGGCGCGACAGAGGCGGGCTCGGCGGCACCGGTGACCCGGATCGACCCGTCGCCCCACAGCCGGGCATCCAGGGCCTGCGCCAGTTCTGCCATCGTGACGGCCATGATGCCCCCCTTTCGTGCGAGGGACTTAGCCTGTTTGCCGCGGCGCTTCCAGTGCCTAGCGCGCCTCGGCGATCACATCCCCGCCCGCGCCGAAGCCCTCGGCCTCCAGCGCGGCCCAGATGCGGGCGTCGCGGGCATAGATGTCGTCGAACAGCCGAACCTGCCCGTCCGGTCCCGGCCAGGCAG
Above is a window of Paracoccus liaowanqingii DNA encoding:
- a CDS encoding UDP-3-O-(3-hydroxymyristoyl)glucosamine N-acyltransferase, coding for MAVTMAELAQALDARLWGDGSIRVTGAAEPASVAPVGPEGGLLAMAMSPKYADHLQPGSIAILAEGMAPEAYGLVAAIFAPRPRLVMAGLTRAFDQGPDIAPGIHPTAVIDATARIGESAAIGPFVVIGAGVTLGEGARIGAHVSIDRNARIGALALIHPGVRIGHDVIAGDRLIVQPGAVIGGDGFSFVTPEESGIEEIRRTLGSRAQVKAQHWTRIHSIGAVELGDDVEIGANTTIDRGTIRATRIGSGTKIDNLVQVAHNVVVGQDCLICSQVGIAGSSRLGDRVVLAGQVGVNDNITIGDDVIAGGSTKIFTRVPAGRVILGNPAVKMETQLEIQKAVRRLPRVAEQLSKLQETVTRLLEKG
- a CDS encoding acyl carrier protein codes for the protein MTDHIRQRIRAIIAEQAMLEPDQVTDEATPQDLGIDSLGLVESIFAIEEEFDISVPFNANEPEKSEFDISNMGTIIAAVERLVADKAG
- a CDS encoding beta-ketoacyl-[acyl-carrier-protein] synthase family protein, producing MRRVVITGAGTINALGHDVASTMQAFREGRCGITQLEFRDVERLSIQIGGQVHDWTPETYFNRQQILLYDKFTQFTLLAAKQAVEQSGLHFQGALGLRSGVVLGTAGGGLNTWDENYRAVYEEGKNRVHPFVVPKLMNNAAASHVSMEFGLRGPAFTVATACASSNHAMGLAFQMVRSGASDVMLSGGSEAMLCFGGVKAWEGLRVMSKDACRPFSANRNGMVQGEGAGVFVFEEYEHARARGAEILAEVVGFAMSSDAQDIVMPSAQGAERAITGAMVDAGLNREDIGYINAHGTGTAANDKTECAAVAHAFGHHADRLMISSTKSMHGHLIGGTGAVELLACIMALRDGVIAPTIGYQEPDPECALDVVPNEAREARVDAVLSNAFAFGGLNAVIALRRA
- a CDS encoding invasion associated locus B family protein; amino-acid sequence: MSIKSSQALLAALALIAGPAFAQDAASPTAPATDTPATEAPAEAPATPAEAPTTTEAPADAPADPAPSTATPTPSEQAADGAATGAAPDPEGPGTYYAKSEHGDWTIRCIRAGQGKDPCEMYKLLTDADDNAVAELTLVPLSNGNVAAGATLVAPLETDLIEGLGFQVDAGEMRGYPFSFCAPVGCVSRLGFTPEELAGMKGGRIANVQLLPFGGDPAEPVQLSMSLAGFTAAFDELTAYAAEPAPAAPAEETPAEDAPAE